A stretch of the Corythoichthys intestinalis isolate RoL2023-P3 chromosome 22, ASM3026506v1, whole genome shotgun sequence genome encodes the following:
- the wipf3 gene encoding WAS/WASL-interacting protein family member 3 isoform X2, with product MIGALLLSTVRIITSHLIQGGEPKVTSGDVANNLGVAHASFEGTAPVGQSLGGLFAGGFPTLRPIGQRDPAGKTLVSRSSSSASLKPLWNTPNLADLIGPLGEVGPRPLVSSSAPPSPTHASKHLAPLSLATATTSTPSAPPSAPPPPPPPQAFQDRSSNKPPPLPSCPPPPPPSQVTTKPTWLPIQHNQPSTPPPPSYNPPSLPRERSSWSFYPPPPPVVHSEIARFPILRDYSPLGPPPPPPPPPLPTSYTPSTLTTFPPPPPKIPAVASPSLRFLPPSYPCNAPTRRPPAVPKSAGVSRLAPPPAPPARSPSTELSSRIPPPPPPPPLPPSSVRNGHLHSLDDFESKFQFHPVEDLPPPDEFKPFPRIYPSKENKVNPAPHGIRSHLR from the exons ATGATCGGAGCGCTCCTGTTGTCGACAGTAAGAATAATAACCTCACACCTGATACAAGGTGGAG AACCCAAGGTTACGAGTGGAGACGTGGCCAATAATCTTGGTGTCGCTCATGCTTCATTTGAAGGCACAGCACCGGTAGGACAATCCTTAGGCGGACTTTTTGCAGGGGGTTTCCCTACCCTGAGGCCAATAGGACAACGTGACCCGGCAGGCAAAACGCTAG TGTCACGTTCGAGCTCTTCAGCCTCCCTCAAACCACTGTGGAACACACCCAATTTAGCTGACCTGATCGGCCCCCTCGGAGAAGTCGGTCCCCGCCCGCTCGTCTCATCCTCTGCCCCGCCCTCCCCAACTCACGCCAGCAAGCACCTCGCCCCCCTCTCTTTGGCCACTGCCACTACGTCTACACCGAGCGCCCCACCTTCTGCTCCTCCTCCGCCACCACCACCCCAAGCCTTCCAGGACCGCTCCTCCAACAAGCCACCGCCTCTGCCTTCCTGCCCACCTCCTCCACCTCCATCTCAGGTTACTACAAAGCCCACCTGGCTCCCCATCCAACACAACCAACCCTCGACGCCTCCCCCTCCATCTTACAACCCTCCTTCTCTCCCTAGAGAGCGCTCTTCATGGTCCTTCTACCCTCCGCCGCCCCCTGTTGTCCACTCTGAAATTGCCCGGTTTCCTATTTTACGGGACTATTCCCCTCTCGGACCACCTCCCCCACCGCCACCCCCCCCTCTGCCGACCTCTTACACCCCAAGCACACTAACCACCTTCCCGCCACCTCCACCCAAAATCCCTGCAGTTGCCTCACCAAGCCTACGTTTTCTCCCACCGTCATACCCTTGCAACGCTCCGACTCGACGACCGCCTGCGGTTCCTAAAAGTGCAG GTGTCAGTCGTCTGGCTCCTCCTCCGGCTCCTCCGGCACGTTCACCCTCCACTGAGCTGTCCAGCCGCATTCCTCCCCCTCCGCCaccgcctcctctgccccccTCCAGCGTCAGGAATGGACACTTGCACAGTCTAG ATGACTTTGAGTCCAAATTCCAGTTCCACCCTGTTGAAGATTTACCTCCTCCAGATGAATTTAAGCCTTTCCCTCGCATCTACCCAAGTAAAGAAAACAAAG TAAACCCTGCCCCCCATGGAATCAGATCACACCTCAGATGA
- the LOC130910654 gene encoding peptidyl-prolyl cis-trans isomerase FKBP14-like yields the protein MLLPVLSWLYSALLVAVCGGALPEAEVKIKVLHKPFLCHRKTKYGDMLLVHHKGYFENGTKFHDSRGNPADGDKLAMWFTLGIMEVIKGWDKGLQDMCAGEKRRLVIPPALAFGKEGSGKIPPESTLTFIIELLEIRNGPRSHESFQEMDLNDDWMLSKSEVSQYLKKEFQNHGYPPNDTLHENMVKDIFEREDKNKDGLISSREFTYKHDEL from the exons ATGCTGCTGCCGGTGCTGAGCTGGCTGTACTCCGCCCTGCTAGTCGCGGTCTGCGGCGGAGCTCTGCCGGAGGCGGAGGTCAAAATCAAAGTTCTGCACAAACCTTTCCTGTGTCATCGCAAGACCAAGTATGGAGACATGCTGCTGGTGCACCATAAAGGCTACTTCGAGAATGGGACAAAGTTCCACGACAG TCGTGGGAATCCCGCTGATGGTGACAAACTGGCAATGTGGTTCACTTTGGGCATCATGGAGGTCATCAAAGGCTGGGATAAAGGCCTTCAGGACATGTGTGCAGGAGAGAAGAGGAGATTGGTTATACCTCCAGCTTTAGCCTTTGGAAAAGAAGGCAGTG GTAAAATTCCTCCCGAGAGCACCTTGACGTTCATCATCGAGCTGCTTGAGATCAGAAATGGTCCGAGGTCGCACGAGTCCTTCCAGGAAATGGACCTCAATGACGACTGGATGCTTTCCAAATCTGAG GTAAGCCAATACTTGAAGAAGGAGTTTCAGAATCACGGGTACCCTCCCAATGACACCTTGCACGAGAACATGGTCAAAGACATTTTTGAAAGAGAAGACAAGAATAAAGATGGATTGATATCCTCCAGGGAATTTACTTACAAACATGatgaactttga
- the wipf3 gene encoding WAS/WASL-interacting protein family member 3 isoform X1, whose product MPVPPPPPPLAPPPPPPPPSTGPPLFAVESPKSGGGGRSALLAEIHKGAKLKKVTQVNDRSAPVVDKPKVTSGDVANNLGVAHASFEGTAPVGQSLGGLFAGGFPTLRPIGQRDPAGKTLVSRSSSSASLKPLWNTPNLADLIGPLGEVGPRPLVSSSAPPSPTHASKHLAPLSLATATTSTPSAPPSAPPPPPPPQAFQDRSSNKPPPLPSCPPPPPPSQVTTKPTWLPIQHNQPSTPPPPSYNPPSLPRERSSWSFYPPPPPVVHSEIARFPILRDYSPLGPPPPPPPPPLPTSYTPSTLTTFPPPPPKIPAVASPSLRFLPPSYPCNAPTRRPPAVPKSAGVSRLAPPPAPPARSPSTELSSRIPPPPPPPPLPPSSVRNGHLHSLDDFESKFQFHPVEDLPPPDEFKPFPRIYPSKENKVNPAPHGIRSHLR is encoded by the exons ATGCCGGTGCCCCCGCCACCCCCTCCCTTGGCGCCACCGCCACCTCCGCCGCCCCCCAGCACTGGACCTCCACTG TTTGCAGTCGAGTCTCCTAAAAGTGGAGGAGGTGGAAGGAGTGCTCTGCTAGCCGAAATCCACAAGGGAGCCAAACTCAAAAAAGTCACACAAGTCAATGATCGGAGCGCTCCTGTTGTCGACA AACCCAAGGTTACGAGTGGAGACGTGGCCAATAATCTTGGTGTCGCTCATGCTTCATTTGAAGGCACAGCACCGGTAGGACAATCCTTAGGCGGACTTTTTGCAGGGGGTTTCCCTACCCTGAGGCCAATAGGACAACGTGACCCGGCAGGCAAAACGCTAG TGTCACGTTCGAGCTCTTCAGCCTCCCTCAAACCACTGTGGAACACACCCAATTTAGCTGACCTGATCGGCCCCCTCGGAGAAGTCGGTCCCCGCCCGCTCGTCTCATCCTCTGCCCCGCCCTCCCCAACTCACGCCAGCAAGCACCTCGCCCCCCTCTCTTTGGCCACTGCCACTACGTCTACACCGAGCGCCCCACCTTCTGCTCCTCCTCCGCCACCACCACCCCAAGCCTTCCAGGACCGCTCCTCCAACAAGCCACCGCCTCTGCCTTCCTGCCCACCTCCTCCACCTCCATCTCAGGTTACTACAAAGCCCACCTGGCTCCCCATCCAACACAACCAACCCTCGACGCCTCCCCCTCCATCTTACAACCCTCCTTCTCTCCCTAGAGAGCGCTCTTCATGGTCCTTCTACCCTCCGCCGCCCCCTGTTGTCCACTCTGAAATTGCCCGGTTTCCTATTTTACGGGACTATTCCCCTCTCGGACCACCTCCCCCACCGCCACCCCCCCCTCTGCCGACCTCTTACACCCCAAGCACACTAACCACCTTCCCGCCACCTCCACCCAAAATCCCTGCAGTTGCCTCACCAAGCCTACGTTTTCTCCCACCGTCATACCCTTGCAACGCTCCGACTCGACGACCGCCTGCGGTTCCTAAAAGTGCAG GTGTCAGTCGTCTGGCTCCTCCTCCGGCTCCTCCGGCACGTTCACCCTCCACTGAGCTGTCCAGCCGCATTCCTCCCCCTCCGCCaccgcctcctctgccccccTCCAGCGTCAGGAATGGACACTTGCACAGTCTAG ATGACTTTGAGTCCAAATTCCAGTTCCACCCTGTTGAAGATTTACCTCCTCCAGATGAATTTAAGCCTTTCCCTCGCATCTACCCAAGTAAAGAAAACAAAG TAAACCCTGCCCCCCATGGAATCAGATCACACCTCAGATGA